Proteins encoded within one genomic window of Panicum virgatum strain AP13 chromosome 1N, P.virgatum_v5, whole genome shotgun sequence:
- the LOC120653297 gene encoding uncharacterized protein LOC120653297 has translation MAVRSAKGEAAQQAAQDLRGAVVGSGLEGVPGLFPLFFPLPVHFGGDRASRATSAASNAFEGRLPDSIAQLGWLVYLAASGNRLSGEVPAWLGKLTAVEHRDLSDNALTGSLPERLPVPASACLLLGSSTAPPPCKADNLQTAVHTLVFFSWEDGSTGHGSTQLGAGVQRCHRFHLEGGSNSSRIEAVSPAGPIDVDAAPTPAVLAAVLDPVGHYGLRLHENNRYLRALEEAIERLAVSIDSGIDAIRQIHAFICYEGKFDGKLARGAIGKMAAADWWVLFGGDTPELQKYVIRIVSQCVSSSGCERNWSTFALVHTKVRNCLGYEKLRKLVYVRHNLKQRLKHAGVGKNQTKEKEADPCAMLIDCTLFDESNPIMDWLNEPRFEDDLSLEEMLGQSKKRRILALQRASRRKGKRAVEHEEDIVESENDTDEDSPHGSPIYAESGDSSSSKDTDNELEPGDGDTLATQQQFEEQADNNNGRAKRPRKKRVSDFLYS, from the exons ATGGCGGTTCGGTCGGCGAAGGGTGAGGCGGCACAGCAAGCGGCGCAGGATCTCCGGGGGGCGGTGGTTGGCAGCGGG TTGGAGGGTGTGCCCGGactttttcctttattttttcCCCTCCCGGTTCACTTCGGCGGCGACCGCGCCTCTCGAGCGACGAGCGCGGCCTCCAACGCGTTCGAGGGCCGCCTCCCCGACTCCATCGCGCAGCTCGGCTGGCTGGTCTACCTCGCCGCGTCTGGCAACCGGCTCTCCGGCGAGGTACCCGCCTGGCTTGGCAAGCTGACCGCAGTGGAGCACCGGGACTTGTCCGACAACGCGCTGACCGGAAGCTTGCCGGAGCGCCTTCCCGTCCCAGCATCGGCTTGTCTCCTCCTCGGTTCCTCCACGGCTCCACCTCCCTGCAAGGCTGATAACCTTCAAACTGCCGTCCACACGTTGGTCTTCTTTTCTTG GGAGGACGGGAGTACAGGACACGGGAGCACACAGCTCGGCGCCGGCGTTCAAAGATGTCATCGCTTCCACCTAG AGGGTGGAAGCAATTCTAGCAGAATTGAGGCTGTTTCTCCAGCAGGGCCTATTGATGTCGATGCAGCACCCACTCCTGCTGTCCTAG CTGCTGTCCTTGATCCAGTAGGGCACTATGGACTCCGTCTTCATGAAAATAACAGGTATCTGAGAGCTCTCGAAGAGGCAATTGAAAGGTTAGCTGTATCGATCGACAGTGGGATTGACGCAATAAGACAAATCCATGCCTTTATATGCTATGAGGGAAAGTTCGATGGAAAATTAGCAAGGGGTGCCATAGGCAAAATGGCAGCAG CAGATTGGTGGGTATTATTTGGCGGTGATACACCTGAGCTACAGAAGTATGTCATTCGTATTGTTTCACAGTGTGTCTCATCTAGTGGGTGTGAGCGGAATTGGagcacttttgcactagttcatacCAAAGTGAGAAATTGTCTTGGTTATGAGAAGTTGCGGAAGCTTGTGTATGTACGCCACAATTTAAAGCAACGTCTCAAGCATGCTGGTGTAggaaaaaatcaaacaaaagaGAAAGAGGCTGATCCATGTGCTATGTTGATCGATTGCACATTATTTGATGAATCAAACCCAATCATGGATTGGTTGAATGAGCCAAGATTTGAAGATGATTTATCTCTTGAAGAAATGCTTGGTCAGTCAAAGAAGAGAAGAATTCTTGCTTTACAGAGGGCTTCTAGGAGGAAAGGCAAGAGGGCTGTTGAACATGAAGAAGACATTGTAGAATCTGAAAATGACACAGATGAAGACAGTCCACATGGCAGCCCCATTTATGCTGAATCTGGTGATAGCAGCTCTTCAAAAGACACAGACAATGAACTAGAGCCTGGGGATG GTGATACTCTGGCCACACAACAACAGTTTGAAGAGCAAGCAGATAACAATAATGGAAGGGCAAAGCGTCCTAGGAAGAAGAGGGTGTCAGATTTTCTCTATTCTTAA
- the LOC120655134 gene encoding uncharacterized protein LOC120655134 translates to MPPHRSALAHKRRPSRAGVLAIATACRRAERAVGSRASEGGREMPMERSVSCAERGSMYGGAAGADIRSYSASYARPAPASRVQRARSVSSWTRPAPPLHVQRSGSTKSVAAGRPAPGLNLRSYSASYAASYGPTAAADGGAGSGGQLKRSGSVTNWSSANRRSVNLRGYTPSFAALDDTAAAPAAVPAAKKAAAAALDDAELQRRKRLVVYKTYDVEGKVRESVRRGVSWIKGKCSRAVYGWW, encoded by the coding sequence ATGCCCCCACACCGCTCGGCGCTGGCCCATAAGAGGCGCCCCTCCcgcgccggcgtcctcgccATTGCCACTGCTTGTCGCCGAGCAGAGCGCGCCGTGGGAAGCAGAGCgagcgagggagggagagagatgcCAATGGAGAGGTCGGTGTCGTGCGCGGAGAGGGGCAGCAtgtacggcggcgcggcgggggcggacaTCCGGAGCTACAGCGCCTCCTacgcgcggccggcgccggcgtcgagggTGCAGCGCGCCCGGAGCGTGAGCTCGTGGacgcgcccggcgccgccgctgcacgtGCAGCGGAGCGGGAGCACCAAGAGCGTTGCCGCCGGGCGCCCTGCCCCGGGGCTGAACCTGCGGTCGTACAGCGCGTCCTACGCGGCCTCCTACGGGCccaccgccgcggccgacggcggcgccggctccgGCGGGCAGCTGAAGCGCTCCGGCAGCGTCACCAACTGGTCCTCCGCCAACCGCAGGTCCGTGAACCTGCGGGGGTACACCCCGTCCTTCGCCGCGCTGgacgacaccgccgccgccccggccgcggtcccggcggccaagaaggcagcggcggcggcgctggacgaCGCCGAGCTGCAGCGAAGGAAGCGGCTGGTGGTGTACAAGACGTACGACGTGGAGGGCAAGGTCCGGGAGTCGGTGCGCCGCGGCGTCAGCTGGATCAAGGGCAAGTGCTCCCGCGCGGTGTACGGCTGGTGGTGA